A genomic region of Alnus glutinosa chromosome 11, dhAlnGlut1.1, whole genome shotgun sequence contains the following coding sequences:
- the LOC133881018 gene encoding FRIGIDA-like protein 4b yields MDALGFWRFITGKKKELDALRAQMPLALAECVDPPRFVLESISKVFPVDKRVEKRDRVLNDLGWAYILVLESLIPVVVDPMIGKSRLLVTPSVKERAKEITETWKASLEECRGIENMKTGPQAC; encoded by the coding sequence ATGGACGCTCTTGGGTTTTGGAGGTTCATCACTgggaagaagaaagagttgGACGCGTTGAGGGCTCAAATGCCTCTGGCTCTGGCCGAGTGCGTGGATCCACCGAGGTTCGTGCTGGAATCGATATCGAAGGTGTTTCCGGTGGACAAGAGGGTGGAGAAGAGAGATAGAGTACTGAATGATTTGGGCTGGGCCTACATTCTGGTGCTGGAGTCGCTGATACCGGTGGTGGTGGATCCGATGATCGGGAAGTCAAGGCTGCTGGTGACGCCGAGCGTGAAGGAGCGCGCCAAGGAAATAACCGAGACATGGAAGGCGAGCCTAGAGGAGTGCCGTGGGATCGAGAACATGAAGACCGGCCCTCAAGCTTGTTAG
- the LOC133881019 gene encoding 22.0 kDa class IV heat shock protein-like, whose amino-acid sequence MLIGFSNGSLLPLVNRAGSMLADFWANPFQVLENIPFWLHRGDKFDWKETPEGHAIMLDVSRLKEEELKIKVENRVLRVSGERKREEEKKGNHWHRVEISHGKFTCMKVRGKTDKWH is encoded by the coding sequence ATGTTAATTGGGTTCTCAAATGGGTCTTTGCTGCCACTCGTAAATCGTGCGGGGAGTATGTTGGCTGATTTCTGGGCAAACCCATTCCAAGTGTTGGAAAATATCCCATTTTGGCTCCACAGGGGCGACAAGTTCGACTGGAAGGAGACACCAGAAGGTCACGCTATCATGTTGGACGTGTCAAGGTTGAAGGAGGAGGAGCTAAAGATCAAAGTGGAGAACCGGGTGCTGAGAGTAAGcggagagaggaagagggaagaggagaagaaagggAATCATTGGCACCGGGTGGAGATATCGCATGGCAAGTTTACATGCATGAAAGTGAGGGGCAAAACAGACAAATGGCATTAA